TAGATGTAGATAacttacaagtgcatatctgggctcctttcttttctgtggccccgtttccctatctaaccactaaccaacgcccgccggtggtcactcacccgctgtgaaaccaggaggatgaggagggctctggttgaacggggacttggaaggcgcatgatccttttggagggtcatgagtctaaccaggaagcctactatgactaatcgctccctagtaaaacttgcctcgaactcttctctcttcttccttgtccaggtaatctccctgggcACAGTCGATCAAGGCAGAGTTTCCCCCTCTCTGGATTGACTGTATGTGGCAATTAAAGCAATGAATGAGAAAAGCgtggaaatctgcgtcaggtCTCAGGTAGTTTTAAagaattatatatttttatatcattTGATGTTGGAATATTTGTTAATATCTTGCACGgaacaaaaagatttattttgtACCGGACGctattgaattattatttatttaaataatataacAGTATGtttttaatacaaatatttagtAATAACAGTtatgatgtaataaaaattcatagATATGTATGGTTTCACTTTCAACTAATTATGAATGTGGTGTAAGGAATTTCTTTGGGATGAggagtttttcatttttggaagGTTAATGGTTAGAAACTGACATTCTACTTACCGCGTCAGTTTCTTTGATAAAcacaaaacttttattttatttatcacaTCTCCCACCCACCTCCCAACTTCCCCCTCGTTTCTTTCCCAATCGCGAAgcaatgtttattatttgctcgACATAAACACTCCCATATTTCTGTTCCTTCTTATCATAcaaacggtaaactgcagaatttacaaaatattggTTGCAACTTCCGTAACAAGGAACAGCCACTGGATAACTTCGAtgcaaaaaaatctttcaccagcttaggctgcaacaacatgccACATCAGATAGCAACTACGGGAAGATAAAcctataacaaaaaagaaatggaattaataataaGCAACAAATCGTTAACATTGCAATTAAGATGACAAATTAtctaaattcaatgtaaaAGCAACTTACTTCTAAATAGCAATTATTGAAGAATAACTGGaacttctttgttgttgttgatgcttGCTGAAATTAACTacagaaacaaattattttcattatgttTAAGGcaagaacaaaataacaacacaCTTTTACCTGCTCCTGTCATTGGAGGTTTGTTGAGTGCTTCCTTTTGAGAGGCGAGAACTGCAGGGATTGGCACCCATAGAATTTCAATAACTTTATCACTGCTTCAGATACACAATAAACAGGAGCCCTGGCCGTTGCGGTGGGTGGCAGAAATCATGTTAGTGATGTCATCGACAGTGTAACAGATGGTTGACTTGAGGAATGAAACCTGGATAAAGTTGGAATTGGAAAATTGGGTTGGGAAGTGGTTTCACAAGAATTTTCTTCATAGATCAATTAACAACCAATTACCTTTGATCTACACTTCATTTATGTAACTGAAATGTAATTCTGTTTGTCAACATCCTTCAAACCACCTCCTGGTAAATACCGAGTTTGTTGAAACTTGTTTAAGGGTGATCGTGGTGAGACATTTTTATGGCTGCTTGCTTTGCCTTTCTCTGTCTTGGGAATAAAAAGTTCAGATGTTAGATTTCGTAAATAGTGTCAGACGTTTGAACTGATTTGGATTGACAAGGCACAagagtaaagtaaaaaaatatcaattggGTTGCCCATtatagagcagcagcaactggaaTACCTATGAGGTGAAGTGGCAGTTCCTCATTCCATTTCTCCTTTCAGCAAAgcaaaaacataaaatcaaaaatacatTCTACAAACCGGCAGAAACGAGAATCTATTCTGGGCTTGCTCCGGGACTGCTGTCACAATAATTAACTTCTCGTGATGCCATCACAACCAAGAGGCAGGATAAACGATAAGTTGTTGGGGATTTCagatttgtgttttctttttaatcgtAATGCAGCTAACATTCGACTGGGCTGTCACCAAATAAAGGAACGTGGCGTTGATTAGCTGAGCCGGCTGAGCTGAAAAGGTAGGTGGGTTGAGTGTGGGGTGTGTTGCATTTGAATGAATTCACGCGTAGTTGCAGCCTTGCAGGTAAAATTCTGAGTTGGATGaaagacgaaaatgaaaaaatgaaaaaaaaaaaaacgaaaaaaaaaaaactaatatttctaaaaaaaaacaaacaaaacaattcattCAAGTACCGTGAGGCggcagtttgtttttcttttccgatgCATCCATATAACAATTTTTAGAATAACTTGCAGATTGGCCTCACCCTTACCGAATGGGTATTTTTCCTTACATCTATCTCCATGCCCAAGCGCTGCTGTCCGGCTGCTGAAATGTCTGGAATTATCAACAGAGAAGGCACAGACATAAgaacagattttaaaaaatttacgacTAGACTAGTAAACCAACCTTTAAAAAGATGATTAGTGTTACTCTTTTCTTATGAAAACTCTAAGCCACTCTGACcacttaaaaaacaataacaattttgaatattgatgttgaaaaaaaaaataacgagcCAGCGAGGACTTaagtagaagaaaaacttaTCCGTTACTCCCCTCCACATACCTTGGAATTACGATTAAATTAGATAAATGCGTCACCTACTCCCTCAGACCTCAGCGGCACCTATCAAAATCAACTCATGTCAACtgtaaagtaacaaaaaaataaaataaatcacatGTGCAGTAAGTTTTGTAACAAAAGAATGCTATGCCTTACCGTGTTGTCAGCtgaagaataataaatatatgaGTTTAGTTGGGAGTTTACTAAAGATTAGGTCTGGCGATATGTACTGAAGATGGATTTGGCAGCTGAAGCCACATTGATATAGATACTGTGGACGAATCCGTTTCGTTGCCTTCAAATAGCATGCAatagaaaacgaaataaacAGAGTTCAAGTAACAGagttcaaagttaaaaaaacctACCTATGTCGGGACTTGGTATTCATCGCTAGTATCTGCCATTAGATTAGAACGATTTTaatgtgtgttttgtgtttaCTGACACCCGGAAAGGTTGGTGCCAATCACAGGTGCTGCAAATGCAGAAAAAGGTTTCAGAAAATTTCCAACTTAgaaactttaattttcttcCCTGACGCATGTTCAGGATTTCCTGGTTCTCATTAACAAAGtgttcaaataaaacaattataaGATATGGATAATAATTAACAAGAGTACAAGACAACGGATAACAATAAATGTGTACCAAGTTGGCAAGCACCTGTTAATGTTGTTACTAAAGAATACTCACaatgtgatgaatttagtaTGGCCCCTTGTAGCTTCGGTAGCTTCCTTATCCTCAGAACAAAAGTTTAATGACATAATGTGCCACAGATAGGTGCTGGTGCTGGGTATAAAGTTTTTTatcttaacaaaaaaaagtcaattttaaatcaaacaaagaaaatgaatatatAATAGAATTACATTACACTTCCCAGATTTTCTTGTGCATGACTGATTTACTCTTGACTGGCTTGTGAACAGTCGACTGGTTTCATCAACAAGTTAAAATGCTGTCATCCAACaggcaattttgaaaaacatgcATTAGGAGAAGATTAGATTGCATTAGAGAAAAGATGCATTAGTGAAGAATCTTGCCAAAAACAGAAACCAAATGTCGTTACCTGATAAAAGGTGGTCGATGAAGAGACGTGAAGTCCATTCGAACTTTTTACTTCTATTTATTGCTTATATCCTGCTTGCCGTACAGCTTTAAGTCGTAAAACCATCTCAAGATCCCATTATTTCACTTTTCTACAATTCTTACTTCACCGACTTCACCATGCTTTTTAATTACAAGTATAACATATAAATCCCGGCAGAAATGATTCGTGATTGGATTAACCgtggccattttgttttgaatcgtTACTTGTGTTGCCAATTTTCCAAATGCaacttcaaaatatttgtcgcgcgttatttaaaaaaattttttttaaggcaatTTTATTCAAAGGAAATGTTACGGACTTACGGAAGTACgttttaaatataatattaGCGCGGCCTTCTTTGGTAAAAATATCCCATTTCTTTGATATCCATTTTTGCCTTACTTAGGTCATGTACTCATGTCAACTTTCTCAGTTTTCTGAATTCATTAACTTGTTTCTCCCagattttttttgctgatAGCCATTGCCGACTGTgcatttattaatttgaataaattgaattaaagaaataataatcgcTGTAAATCGTGAAAACAACAACctcacagtaaaaaaaaaacgatgaaatTTATCATACACTTTTctagaattattatttgactAAACTGGTTAAAGCATTCCATATTCGCGTATGTTTGGTACGACTGCTGTAATAAGGAAGTGCTTTCTTTTTACTGTAGAAGTATTTGTCGAAAGGGGGCACCCATTATTACTACTGGTCTAACTAGCATACGACCTTGAAAAGACTTCTTAGATgactcaaaataaatttcccaGTCCAATCCAGTGTAGCGTTCAATTTATCGTTGGCCTTTGCTGATTTTGGTGTTTGGAGGATAAGTATCGTGGGCATTCCCAACCAGGAAACAAGTCGGCTAAACTACCAGAATGAACCAGCTTGACTATTAATATAACAAACTATCACAAGCGGCTCGTTAACTGCGCTGCTGGGGTGCGGTTATATAACTGCCGAGGAAACTTTCGATTCAGCTTCAGTCATCTTGGCAGCCGCAGAAAAGAGGAAAGCAGAAGCCAAGCAATGCCAACATGTCCCAAATCAACACTCTAAAGGTAAGGTCTCACCTGTGGCGCACTACTGCCGTCAAGTCCGtgaatttatttaatatttagttttttcgtCAGGTTGCTCTTTTACTATATGCTTGCCTTACTGATGCTGCCCGAACGGAATCATTCATTCCGGCTTCCACCGACTCTGCCGGTATCCGTCCCAGATGGAATCAAGAAAAGCCAAACGCTTATGGGATCGAACAGCAGACTGGAACCGGTTATTTCGTTCCTGTTGCTTCTGAATTCCATCCGGAAGGAAGAATTGACAACAGCCGTCCGTCGAACGGATGGCGGAGTTACGACAACGCCGTCCCCTATGAGGTAAACGTTTCCGATGTCGACATCCATCACCAAACTTGGCCGGATATTCCCAGTAAAGAATTCCCTCGCCGTCGAGTGTTGCCACGCCACTCTTCCTCGTCACTATCCCGTCGGATGCCAAACAAGCACTACTATTTTCGCCTCTGTCGCGCCTGTATCCGTTACATTGTAAGGTTAATCTTCTCCTAAATCGGCCGCCAATGGATTGTTAACGGTAGCTAAAAATCGTCTCTCATTCACTGATATAATTAATCACATTTTGGGTCAATTTCTAATCGAAAATCGTTTCAGGACGCAACCGACAAGTGTTACCGacaaaagagggggggggggaatggcaaacacgattttttttttcacttaaaaTCTTTCGATGGGCCCGAACAAAAATTAGAGACGTAAaaattatcaaagaaaaagacccTATAAACAAGGGAAAGAATCGGCTCATTTCGAGAGGGTAAAAATCAATTCTAtgacttttttattcaatgttTAAAGGTTTAAAGAAATCTCCGGTAAATCCTTGAATCTGTCATTCCCGTGGGTCACAaattttcgttaaaaaaactgatttctgaacttgaaaaatcgCTTGATTCAATTAACACGCTGAATACATTCATTTTCTGGCAATTTAATGTCCCTGCCTAGAATATTATGTCTTACTCGCACCATACTGATTAGGTTAAAAATCCAGCTTTATGCCTATATCTAACCATAATGTTAGTGCTCATTAGAAACTTCCACTTTTTCAACTATCAACTTCatcaaattgtttgttttgttttttaaaccaatgttttaaaaaatctccagTAAATCCTTGCACGGCTGGTATCTGTCATTCCCGTCGGCTACAAATATCCGTAATCAAAAACTgatttcaacttgaaaaatcGCTTGAATTCATTTAACACGCTGAATACATTCATTTTCTGGTAATTTGATGTTCTTTTTCCTGCTTAGAATGTTATATCGTACTCCCACCATACCGATAAGTTAAAATTCAGCTTTAGGCCTATATCTAGTTTTATTGTTAGCGCTCACTAGAAGTATTTTGGACTCGGCTTATTGTGTCCAGTAGTGGctaacaacaaaatcaaagtgtTTTCATCTACAGGCACATAATGGGGATGGGGAGTTACATTCAGTTTGTAattatttgaatcaatttgtctgaaaatttaaagtcaaCGCCCAAATAGAGATACGAAATTTGTTAACCGTCGCGAGTCAACTGTAATTCTCAATAGCTCTTGATCGAAGTTGAAttacaaaattgtttcaaatattACAACGCCTTAAAAGAAATCCCACGGGAAGCTTACCACCGTACCTTCTTCGTACGTTTTGTTCGGCTTAAAGCAAAGTGATGTCCTTATAACAATTTTCGCCAGCATCTAATTATTTCGCAAATTGTGATTGTAACGCAGAATCGTCTTGAACGCAAAAGCGAACGCAAACTTCGCGCTTGTTCTGATAACAAGAAGACAAAACACACTTGAATGATGAATCTCCTAAATCTAGTTAAGACGCCACAGACGAATGGCCTTGTAGTAAGTTATTTAACTTTTAGTGaattataataaatacaattgaaagggacaaaggaaaaaaaatcagaattacAAGGCGAACGAGTTTCCGgcattttgaattaattttcaacCGTATACATGCGATTCATGCATTTTGCGCATCAGCTGAAGGCCAGCGACAAAACTTAGAACTCGCTTTCGGACCTCCCTCGTGACGCAAGGAAGGGAGGGGCGTCTGCAGCAGTCcacaattcaaaaagaaagagaaacttaTTAGCTTCGGGAATACCCACCTAAAACTCGCTAGTTTTTCCTTTGGGAGGGATTCTAGAGATTTCCTTGCATTTGAGTGGAGGAAATGGGCGGGCCGATGTAGAAACTGATAACATGTACTATTTCCCGCGgtcatttttttgtcaaacTCACTCGTCTTTTAGCCTTCTACCCTGCACGGTGCAGAGTAACAGTGCAACAGTTAAACGCGGCCAGTTGGGAAACTAAAGCGACGTGACTGGAGTCAATCCAAACGAGAAGAAAGAGACTGTCAAGGGTGGGCCGGTCGTTGGAGAAATACAATTAAAGGAAGAGAGCATACAAGACTAAACTACAGTCGGGAAAGCAGAGCAAAATTGAGGGACAGTTTGTTGTCAATGCCGAGCAATTGCCAAATGATGCCCGGGACACGGTGATGGagctaaaaaaacaacaagtgcCTGTTGTTCCAGGAGAAAGAATATttaaacaagaacaagaaggaGGGTTGTCGTCGGATGAATCAAACGGCCTTGAATTGGATTCGTCGAACTGTTAACCGGGGAAGATGGAGGGCTTTTGGGAGCTACCCATTTTCATTTATCTCACTTCTTACGCAATTTTCTtggtattcaaattttttgagatAAAGGCGTTGGCTACAATCATATAGTTACGGCGGGCTTTATAGTTAAAAAGATTTCGTATACCAAGTTGGATTTTCTATTCATCAATGTTTTTGGTGTTTAGAATAACGTAAATTGTGCTTACCCCCAGCTTGGTGGCCATCCTCGTTGGATCGTATGGTAAAAGAGGGTGAGGACAGTAGTTCAGGATGATGTTCtgtaattcaaatatttttgttgaataaataagaaaagatcAGATATTCACAGTACGTTAAAATTGTTACACAAATAGaaaggtaaaatttgaaattcaactgTTCGATGTTACCCCCAAAAGCAAGTGAGGCCTTACCGTAAATAAAAACGTTGAGATTTCTATGAAGCCTAGCCGTCGTCATTTTGGAAAATCCCAAGCGATGACGGCAATCCCAAATCGAAAGAATATTACGCACACGCAAGGCAACAAGAAGAAACCGGTTTGGctcagtaaaaagaaaaaaaacacgcgtGAACGCCCTGAGGGGAAGCATTTTGCATATTCCGATTTTGGTATAAAAGGCCAAGAAGAGTTTGAATGGAGTATCAGTCTCTTTTCAGCTCATCGACAAGAAACAAGCAAATAAAAGTCTACAAGATGTACCAACTTAATACTTTGGTAATTTCACACtacttttaattttgtaatcaaTTTGCTAACGATAAATTTACTTACCTTTCCAGGTTATCCTTTTGGTGTCAGTTTACGCTGTCAGTGCCCGACCGACTGAATCGTCCACCCcagccgccaccaccaccaccgagtcTGTCGATGTTCGTCAGGGATGGAATCAGGGCCAGCAAAATATGAATGCCTATCCCAACAGTCAGCAAATCGGGACCGGTTATTCCAACACTGGATCTTATCCGGCCGGAAGCAACAGCCGCCCATCATACGGTTACGACAATGCCTTCCCAGATCAGGTAAACTTCTCTGCAGCCGATCCACACCGCGGTGTCGGCTCAATCTTCAACATGAATATCCCACTCCAGGGCGGATTTGTTGGAAATCCAGTTCAGAATCAAGTGACTGGATTCGCTCCTACTGGATATAAGGCAACTGGTGGCGTCTCCGCCTCTGCATCCGCTGTGTCTGTTTCATCCTAATTTTCTCCAATTAATAATGAGCTTGCCAATGTAATCCTGCGTGTACGAACtgtataaaagtaaaattgaacgtcaataaattatttcattctcTATCCATGCGTTATTGATAACTTTACTATAAGAGAAATATTCTATCCAAGTAGCACAATAAACCGAATACCTTTTGAATGGAGTATCAGACTCTTTTAGCTCATCAGCAAGAAACAAGcatataaaaatcaataacacgTACCGACTAAATACTAAAGTAAGTTTGACAAGCTACTGAACTAAGATACCTAGAAATTCAGTCATTTTATCAGATAGCACAGTGGTAATTGAGCTATCATTTCAGTATCGTTCCAAAAACCGCTAAGGATCGCGAAAGGAAAGGGACACAAGAGAGTGAATCCTTCTCGAAGTCGAGTCTCCTGCGTCTTAGGGACCCGTTCTCGATTCATCTTCAGTACATCCGGAAAGGTCGGTGTCAATCACAGGGACtgtgtttgaagaaaaagatgtcaGCAAATTTCCAGCTTACAACCAACCATTaatccccccacccaccccaccTGAAACTCCTTTCTGGTTTACATTGACAAAGtgtacaaattaaaaaaaaattaaaagatacagataataatcaataaaacaacATGACAATAAATTTGTACCAAGTTGATAATCACCTCTTAACGTTGTTACTAGAGAATGCTCACATAAATGTGATGAGAACATATCTTTGTCTTGTAGATTCCTTATTCACAAAAAAGTTTAGATGAACATCATGTACCCCAGGTAGGTGTTTAGTATGAAATGTCTTAtctgaacaaaaaatacaaaaatacaaatataataaaggAAAGAATTTAGAATAAATATTCATTACTTTGTCCAGATTTTCACTAGCATGATGTTGAATTGTTCCTGGCTTGCTTTTGAATAGTTCACTATAATCGTATCACTGTAATCGAAAAGTTAAAATACTTTAGCCCAGTTgacaatttagaaaaaaattctgcttTCTAATTCATTACGGCAGATTCAATATTCAAGGCGGATACGGTAGTAAACGAAATAATTGCTCATCCCAAATTGAAGTtgtttaatcattaattttttttttcatgattaTAGGCAACTACAATGGTGGTTGGTGGCTCCCCTAGATTCGAAGGACATTCCCAAAATAAGAATCACGTACGCGGTTACTCGGCCTAACCCACAGTGGGACAGTAGTCCTATGGCAGCCGTCGCTAACGACCCCATGGTGTCACTGTCAGCCGTTAGCAGTTGCCCAGTTTGTTAGCCGCTAATCCTTCCCTTGTCGAGTTCTTTATACCTTACCCGTGAATGCTGCTGAACTATAGTACTGGGTGCTGTTAAGAGATGGGTGAAATAAGAGTTACCTGTTTGATAGGATCATCACTAATCAAATCGTGATTTCGGCTGGAAGTGTCAGTTCGGATCCATTTTTAAGAATTAATATGTCGCGTGGTATTCGGTAAATGGCCTCAATGTAGTGGTCTGTACTTTCCATTCAAATACTtctgttgaataaaaaagaaaaaatcagataTTCACGGCTTGTTCAATGATTAGACAAACAGaaaggtaaaaattgaaattcatagacatatccccccccccccaaagaCAGATGATCCCTCAACGTGAGTGTTGCGATTTCGGTGAAGCCTAGTCGTCGTCATTCTGGAAAATCCCAAACGATGACGGCAATCCCAGATCGAAAGAATATTACGCACACGCAAGGCAACAGGAAGAAACCGGTTTGGctcagtaaaaagaaaaaacacgcgTGAACACCCTGAGGGGACGCACCTTGCATATTCCGATTTTGGTATAAAAGGCCAAGAAGAGTTTGAATGGAGTATCAGTCTCTTTTCAGCTCATCGACAAGAAACAAGCAAATAAAAGTCAACAACATGTACCGACTTAATACTTTGGTAATTTCACActacttttcattttgtaatcaATTTGCTAACGATAAATTTACTTACCTTTCCAGGTTATCCTTTTGGTGTCAGTTTACGCTGTCAGTGCCCGACCGGCTGAATCGTCCACCCCAGCCGCCACCACCGAGACTGTCGATGTTCGTCAGGGATGGAATCAGGGCCAGCAAAATATGAATGCCTATCCCAACAGTCAGCAAATCGGGACCGGTTATTCCAACACTGGATCTTATCCGGCCGGAAGCAACAGCCGCCCATCATACGGTTACGACAATGCCTTCCCAGATCAGGTAAACTTCTCTGCAGCCGATCCACACCGCGGTGTCGCCTCAATCTTCAACATGAATATCCCACTCCAGGGCGGATTTGTTGGACACCCAATTCAGAATCAAGCGACTGGATTCGCTCCTACTGGATATCAAGCAACTGGTGGCGTCTCCGCCTCGGCATCCGCTGTGTCTGTTTCTTCTTAATTTTCTCCGATTAACAATAAGCTTGCCAATGTAACACTGCGTGTACGAACtgtataaaagtaaaattgaacgtcaataaattatttcattctatatcgatttcgtttttttttactgtactATGACGGATATATTCTATCGATGAGTCAATAATTCTACAaaatttccttaattttttttttcttgttctgtATCAAATTAACCGGTTAATAGTCGGTTATGTGAGATaatcgaaacaattttttcgctTGGGCTGGCCATAAAACTTGGACTCTATAAATTGAAATGCAAGGCCTGACAAAAGGTTTGCAATTTgaaaccatcaacatttttgtaaataagGTCTATGAACTATGATTTGAGTTCctcgcattttctttttatggccTAAACGTTTCGTACGACAGGTAATTTTCTTATCCGTTAAAGAGACGCAATAAAGGACCAAGGAAAGTGTCCAACTGTTAAACTGGATACAAACAATACTTTGCCCGAAATAATTAttctgaaattatttaaagaagGGTAAAACAGACGAATCGGCAcaatgaaaaggaaataagtGTCGGCTGATATACATGTGAACTTCCTCATGATTTACAATTCAATTTCACGAGGTATCGATGCACCCAAGGTCATTCCCGATTTTTCTTACAGAAATATTTGCTCCCCGAATTAAAacgtttttattattgcgcCATCCAACAAACGGAATATCCACACCCAAAGTTATTGCgattttgatattttaagatttttatcGTCGTCATTCAGGAAAGGCCCAAACATTCGCGTCATTCCCAGAACAAGAGAATTGCGCGCATTCAAGATGACCAGATGAAACCGGTTAGAGCTACAACAAAAACACGTGAACGCTTGGAGCGGACAAATTGCATATTCAAGTTCTGGTATAAAAGGCCAGGAAGATTTTGAATGGAGCATCAGTCTCTTGTTCGCTCTTCTCAGCAACAATCAAAGCAAATAATTCTACACAACAACATGTGCCGTCTAAACACTGTGGTAAGTTTCGGAATTTTCTCTCCCATTCTACTTGCAATTGCTAACGATACATTTCCTTAACTTATCAGGTTATCCTTTTGGTGTCAGTTTACGTTGTCAATGCCCGGCCGGCTGAATCACCCATCACACCCAACACCACCACCGGCCAGAAAAATGTCAACGCCTATCCTAACCGACCGGAGCAGACCGCTGGTTTTTCCAACCCAATTGCCACTGGATCTTATCCGGCCGGAAGCAACAACGGTCCATCCTACGACAACACTATCCCAGTAGATGAGCTTAATTTCCCAGGAGCTGACGCACACCGAGCTCTTGCTTCAATGTTCAACATGAATATCCCCACCAGTGGTGGATTCGTTGGAAAACCGATTCAGAAACAAATGTCTGGATTCGCCCCCACCGGATACGCATCAGGTGGGATCTCCGCCTCTGCTTCGGCAGTCTCCATTTCATCCCAATAAACCTGCAAATTTCTATGCATCCATACACTCACAGAACTTATTAAAATATGCCTGATTTGTACAAACTGCTAaacaatatttcttcaaataaatcatTGTATCTATCCAATCAAGATTCTCAGTTATTCCTACTTCTCTGCGTTTTCTATAGCTGTTCAGAAAATTACCCGTCGTACGAAAGATTTAGGCCATACAAAGCAAATATTTTGAGAAGAATTTTACAGTACTAAGTATTAATCTCGTGAGCAAACAAACCCCAAAATTTGGCGACGACAAACTGAATTTggtgaagagaagaaaagactaCCTAACCTTGATCATCTCTTGGAAGTTCAATTAAGCGGATGAATATTTCCCGAAGTCACTTTTCATACGCTGCTCTGCTGCCATTCTGCACATGGTTCGAAGGAAATGATTTAATCAAATTGTATAGCAagagaataaattaaattaagttaAAGAAACAGTCGGGGGTCCATGTGAAGATGCTTACCTGCAGTGAGATCCCATTTCTTGTGTCAATTCTCTTCACGAATGAAACTTTGTTGGAGCGAACCGTTGATGCTTCAAAAAGTGTTCCTACCATTTCTGTCCCCACACACCAACACTTGCTTTCTCACTTCCCTGATAATCGAACAATacataaatttgtttaaaatctTTATTGTGTACTAAGTAATTACCTTGACATCATTGGAAATGAGCAAACAATTTGCATTCAGTGATGTCGTCTCCATCACTTCACCTAAAAGCAGCTGTTTTCCATGGAAGGTAAACATAAAGGCCATTGGACTGTTTTCGATAGTAATCAAACCAACCTAagtcatttttattatcaaaaacg
The sequence above is a segment of the Daphnia pulex isolate KAP4 chromosome 11, ASM2113471v1 genome. Coding sequences within it:
- the LOC124207771 gene encoding uncharacterized protein LOC124207771; its protein translation is MEYQSLFSSSTRNKQIKVNNMYRLNTLVILLVSVYAVSARPAESSTPAATTETVDVRQGWNQGQQNMNAYPNSQQIGTGYSNTGSYPAGSNSRPSYGYDNAFPDQVNFSAADPHRGVASIFNMNIPLQGGFVGHPIQNQATGFAPTGYQATGGVSASASAVSVSS
- the LOC124207774 gene encoding uncharacterized protein LOC124207774 yields the protein MEHQSLVRSSQQQSKQIILHNNMCRLNTVVILLVSVYVVNARPAESPITPNTTTGQKNVNAYPNRPEQTAGFSNPIATGSYPAGSNNGPSYDNTIPVDELNFPGADAHRALASMFNMNIPTSGGFVGKPIQKQMSGFAPTGYASGGISASASAVSISSQ